One part of the Glycine soja cultivar W05 chromosome 11, ASM419377v2, whole genome shotgun sequence genome encodes these proteins:
- the LOC114372968 gene encoding protein MAIN-LIKE 1-like — protein MTEDVTHMADDVPHMSEDAPQMTVDVDATVAEDLGGDGAEGSHADEGFPGGPYDPLVLTSFAEHVAHAIWTGQERPELKLVSHGRKVTLIGRPVPEIDGLVAATRLSPLIGCSVVTGDPGLISAFVERWHRETNTFHLSVGELTIILDDVLSLLHLPISGAFHSFEALSMDEAVFLLMELLEVSGEEARAERVRAREAYVRLSWVREIYEMRCQARRWIVAARAYLLHLVGCTVFSNKSATYVHVVHLEAFRDLGQSGGYAWGAAALVHMYDQLDEASRTMTRQIGGYLSLLQIYEHFPSVHQCITDDAYEEMSPMPPGG, from the exons ATGACTGAGGATGTCACTCATATGGCTGACGATGTTCCTCATATGAGCGAAGATGCGCCTCAGATGACTGTGGACGTAGATGCGACTGTTGCAGAGGACTTAGGTGGTGATGGTGCTGAGGGATCACATGCTGAtgagggattccctggtgggCCCTATGACCCATTAGTTCTGACTTCATTTGCGGAGCATGTCGCACATGCCATTTGGACTGGACAA gagcgtCCTGAGCTGAAGTTGGTGTCGCACGGGAGGAAGGTGACATTaattgggaggccagtgcctgagattgatGGGCTGGTTGCCGCCACAAGATTAAGTCCATTGATCGGGTGTTCAGTTGTAACCggcgatcctggacttatatccgcatttgtggagaggtggcacaggGAGACCAACACCTTTCACCTTTCAGTAGGAGAGTTGACAATCATATTAGATGATGTGTTGTCACTCCTCCATCTCCCTATTAGTGGCGCCTTCCACAGCTTCGAGGCTCTTTCTATGGACGAGGCAGTATTTTTGTTGATGGAGTTGCTTGAGGTGTCTGGTGAGGAGGCTAGAGCCGAGAGAGTACGAGCGCGCGAGGCATATGTACGCCTCTCATGGGTTCGGGAGATCTATGAGATGAGATGCCAGGCACGACGATGGATTGTAGCAGCTCGTGCTTATCTCTTGCACCTGGTCGGTTGCACTGTTTtttctaacaagagtgcaacatatGTTCATGTGGTGCATCTAGAGGCTTTTCGCGACCTGGGTCAGAGTGGGGGCTATGCCTGGGGAGCTGCGGCcctggttcatatgtatgaccagttagatgaAGCTTCTAGGACCATGACACGACAGATTGGGGGGTACCTTTCTTTAttacag ATCTATGAGCACTTTCCGAGTGTGCATCAGTGCATCACCGATGATGCGTACGAGGAGATGTCCCCCATGCCTCCCGGTGGCTGA